AAGGGTTTCGAGGCCGCCATGGCCGCCGGCGCAACCTCGGTGGCCGTGTTCGCCGCCGCCTCCGAAACCTTCAGCCAGAAGAACATCAACTGCGCCATCGCCGAGTCGCTGCAGCGCTTCGAACCGGTGATGGCGGCCGCACGGGCCGCGGGCGTCCCGGTGCGCGGCTACGTCTCCTGCGTGCTCGGCTGCCCCTACGAGGGCGAGATCGCGCCGCAGGCGGTGGCCGATGTGTCGGCGGCGCTGTTCGACATGGGCTGTGACGACATCGGCCTGGGCGATACCATCGGCACCGGTACCCCGGGCAAGGCCCAGGCCATGATCGCGGCGGTGGCGCGGCGGGTGCCGGTGGACCGGCTCGTGGGGCATTACCATGACACCTACGGGCAGGCGCTGGCCAACATCTACGCCTCGCTCGAGATGGGGCTGAGCCACTTCGACACCTCGGTCGGCGGGCTCGGCGGCTGCCCCTACGCCAAGGGCGCGACCGGCAACGTGGCCACCGAGGACGTGGTCTACCTGCTCGACGGCCTCGGCATCGCCACCGGCATCGACCTGGAGGCGCTGGTGGACACCGCCGCCTGGATCAGCGAACAACTGGGCCGCCCGCCGGCCTCGCGCGTGGCGCGGGCGCTGCTGGCCAAACGCGGTGCCTGTGCACCCGCCAACGGAGAGTGAATGAGCATCGAATCGCCCTGCATCAACATCTGCAAGCTGGACGAAGCCACCGGCTACTGCATCGGCTGCTTTCGCAGCGTCCACGAGATCACCGTGTGGAGCCGGCTCGACGAGGCCGGCAAGCGGGCGGTGCTGGACGCGGTCGCCGAGCGCGAGGCGGCGCACGATCTGTTCGAGAATGACCTGCGCGGTGAGTGCGAGCGGTAAAATGCCGCTTTTGCTTCACCGGAACCGCCCCCCATGTCCGAATGCATCGGCATCTGTGAAATCGACCCCGACTCCGAGACCTGCATCGGCTGCGGGCGCTCGGCCGACGAGATCTTCGGCAACGACCACAGCGACGACCCCACCGACGGCGCCGCGCAGCCGCCCGCGGCCGACCACGTGCCCATCACCCCGGACG
The nucleotide sequence above comes from Nitrogeniibacter mangrovi. Encoded proteins:
- a CDS encoding hydroxymethylglutaryl-CoA lyase; its protein translation is MSLPTTVTLLDVGPRDGLQNEKQIIATDIKVDLIARLGAAGLRHIEATSFVSPKWVPQMADAAEVMARIVRLPGVSYPVLTPNLKGFEAAMAAGATSVAVFAAASETFSQKNINCAIAESLQRFEPVMAAARAAGVPVRGYVSCVLGCPYEGEIAPQAVADVSAALFDMGCDDIGLGDTIGTGTPGKAQAMIAAVARRVPVDRLVGHYHDTYGQALANIYASLEMGLSHFDTSVGGLGGCPYAKGATGNVATEDVVYLLDGLGIATGIDLEALVDTAAWISEQLGRPPASRVARALLAKRGACAPANGE
- a CDS encoding DUF1289 domain-containing protein, giving the protein MSIESPCINICKLDEATGYCIGCFRSVHEITVWSRLDEAGKRAVLDAVAEREAAHDLFENDLRGECER
- a CDS encoding DUF1289 domain-containing protein, yielding MSECIGICEIDPDSETCIGCGRSADEIFGNDHSDDPTDGAAQPPAADHVPITPDDTPPVAG